In Astatotilapia calliptera chromosome 20, fAstCal1.2, whole genome shotgun sequence, one genomic interval encodes:
- the tpx2 gene encoding targeting protein for Xklp2 isoform X1 produces MAENESGDTSERYEFDAPSHVVDFKELVNAETDDKWFEMHAVGESDHLITPSRPDQLHLTSDEPEHVMLSQTNTDGDSGPSISASPPANIVTSWGAERRTQNDVRSKQRPVIKVPAQPRRVSKRKDMTSGPAAPPSKKCKESEQLLSGFGPRRSERLNSKREHQTHAAASTSTLTEPSTSEELELERIRNLQKEVALHRKKNEASYKAALAGNPPPKKTFLSTTVPKDFHFSTDTRVKSSTSCNTEKEVDFVSQLRKPSSPAKARKGATVPKPFNLSTGNKRKAEEASAYVPMAQQIEQFQKRTPTRYHMHSRRSQERGPATAKGNHLKLTQPHSPYLMTRQRSRPPTVKCSAELEAEEAEKLANFKIKALELNRKILESAEDLKKPAVKEPTVPEGFELEIEKRLQERQATKKPQEDDEKPQNFKAKPLPKKVLEGVVGLPEKKVANPTVPESPAFALKKRVRLDRKVEEVKQPSPVKAPPVPHFGLPFQPRLPENHRVEVCPFSFEQRERERKALREKKLEEKRNEEIPQFKAQPLPDFDSVVLPEKKKLEPTKPEPFKLLLDERGTVKNSRWEQMVKEEQKHQEEAAVFKARPNTVIHKEPFRPKKEARPAVGNNSSIVVEAFELATERRAREWQEYERVTSEKEVLRAHMEAEQRREEEQRQKEEVARLRQEQVHKAQPIRHYKPVAVKKSEVPLTVPESPNFSDRFRL; encoded by the exons ATGGCCGAGAACGAGTCCGGGGATACTTCGGAGCGCTACGAGTTTGATGCCCCGTCCCACGTCGTTGACTTCAAAGAACTAGTGAATGCTGAAACCGACGACAAGTGGTTTG AAATGCACGCTGTGGGAGAAAGTGATCATCTTATCACACCTTCGAGACCGGACCAGCTGCATCTGACAAGTGATGAGCCTGAGCATGTGATGTTGtctcaaacaaacactgacgGTGACTCTG GTCCCAGCATATCGGCATCTCCACCTGCAAACATTGTGACGTCCTGGGGTGCTGAACGTCGCACACAGAACGATGTCCGTTCAAAGCAAAGGCCTGTTATTAAAGTCCCTGCACAGCCACGCAG AGTTTCAAAGCGTAAAGACATGACCAGCGGTCCAGCTGCACCACCATCAAAGAAATGCAAAGA GAGTGAGCAGCTGCTTTCTGGGTTTGGTCCCCGCAGGAGTGAGCGGCTAAATTCAAAGAGAGAACATCAGACCCACGCAGCAGCTTCCACCTCCACACTCACAGA GCCGAGCACCTCTgaggagctggagctggagcgCATCAGGAACCTTCAGAAGGAAGTTGCTCTTCACCGGAAGAAGAATGAGGCCAGCTACAAGGCTGCTCTAGCTGGGA ATCCACCACCAAAGAAGACGTTCCTGTCTACAACTGTGCCCAAAGACTTCCACTTCAGTACAGATACCCGTGTTAAGTCCTCCACttcatgcaacacagagaagGAAGTGGACTTTGTCAGTCAGCTTCGCAAACCGTCCTCCCCA GCAAAGGCTCGGAAAGGTGCCACAGTGCCCAAACCTTTCAACCTGTCAACAGGCAACAAGAGAAAGGCGGAAGAGGCGAGCGCTTATGTGCCCATGGCCCAGCAGATCGAGCAGTTCCAGAAGCGAACCCCCACCCGCTACCATATGCACAGTCGTAGAAGTCAAGAGAGAG GACCCGCCACAGCAAAGGGGAACCACCTGAAGCTCACTCAGCCCCACTCCCCATACCTGATGACTCGTCAGAGGAGCCGGCCGCCTACTGTTAAGTGCTCTGCTGAGCTGGAGGCTGAGGAGGCGGAAAAACTTGCAAA CTTTAAAATCAAGGCGCTGGAGCTGAACAGGAAGATACTGGAGAGTGCAGAGGACCTAAAAAAGCCAGCAGTGAAGGAGCCCACCGTACCCGAAGGCTTCGAGCTGGAGATTGAAAAAAGGCTCCAGGAGAGGCAGGCCACAAAGAAGCCCCAGGAGGATGACGAAAAGCCCCAGAACTTTAAAGCCAAGCCTCTGCCCAAAAAGGTTCTGGAAGGAGTTGTG GGACTGCCAGAAAAGAAAGTTGCAAATCCGACTGTTCCCGAGTCTCCTGCCTTTGCCCTCAAGAAGAGAGTTCGACTAGATCGCAAGGTCGAGGAG GTCAAGCAGCCGTCACCAGTTAAGGCCCCCCCAGTGCCTCACTTCGGCCTGCCCTTTCAGCCCCGGCTACCTGAGAACCACCGTGTGGAGGTCTGTCCTTTCTCCTTTGAGCAGAGGGAGCGTGAAAGAAAAGCCTTGAGAGAGAAAAAGTTGGAGGAAAAGCGAAACGAAGAG ATACCACAGTTTAAGGCCCAGCCGCTGCCTGACTTTGACAGTGTGGTCCtgccagagaagaagaagctggagcCTACCAAGCCTGAGCCTTTTAAGCTGCTTCTGGATGAACGGGGAACTGTGAAGAACAGTCGCTGGGAGCAGATG GTGAAAGAAGAACAGAAACATCAAGAGGAAGCAGCAGTATTTAAAGCTCGGCCCAACACCGTCATTCACAAGGAGCCTTTCAGGCCCAAGAAAGAGGCCCGGCCTGCAGTGG GCAATAATTCTTCCATAGTTGTAGAGGCCTTTGAACTGGCAACAGAGCGGCGTGCCCGAGAGTGGCAGGAGTACGAGCGAGTGACCAGTGAGAAGGAGGTTCTGCGGGCGCACATGGAGGCAGAGCAGAGACGAGAAGAAGAGCAGAGACAGAAGGAGGAGGTTGCCCGGCTGCGACAAGAGCAG GTGCACAAAGCTCAGCCCATCAGACACTACAAACCTGTAGCTGTGAAGAAGAGCGAAGTTCCTCTTACAGTCCCGGAGTCTCCAAACTTTTCTGATCGCTTCCGCTTGTGA
- the tpx2 gene encoding targeting protein for Xklp2 isoform X2, with translation MAENESGDTSERYEFDAPSHVVDFKELVNAETDDKWFEMHAVGESDHLITPSRPDQLHLTSDEPEHVMLSQTNTDGDSGPSISASPPANIVTSWGAERRTQNDVRSKQRPVIKVPAQPRRVSKRKDMTSGPAAPPSKKCKESEQLLSGFGPRRSERLNSKREHQTHAAASTSTLTEPSTSEELELERIRNLQKEVALHRKKNEASYKAALAGNPPPKKTFLSTTVPKDFHFSTDTRVKSSTSCNTEKEVDFVSQLRKPSSPAKARKGATVPKPFNLSTGNKRKAEEASAYVPMAQQIEQFQKRTPTRYHMHSRRSQERGPATAKGNHLKLTQPHSPYLMTRQRSRPPTVKCSAELEAEEAEKLANFKIKALELNRKILESAEDLKKPAVKEPTVPEGFELEIEKRLQERQATKKPQEDDEKPQNFKAKPLPKKVLEGVVGLPEKKVANPTVPESPAFALKKRVRLDRKVEEVKQPSPVKAPPVPHFGLPFQPRLPENHRVEVCPFSFEQRERERKALREKKLEEKRNEEIPQFKAQPLPDFDSVVLPEKKKLEPTKPEPFKLLLDERGTVKNSRWEQMVKEEQKHQEEAAVFKARPNTVIHKEPFRPKKEARPAVVVEAFELATERRAREWQEYERVTSEKEVLRAHMEAEQRREEEQRQKEEVARLRQEQVHKAQPIRHYKPVAVKKSEVPLTVPESPNFSDRFRL, from the exons ATGGCCGAGAACGAGTCCGGGGATACTTCGGAGCGCTACGAGTTTGATGCCCCGTCCCACGTCGTTGACTTCAAAGAACTAGTGAATGCTGAAACCGACGACAAGTGGTTTG AAATGCACGCTGTGGGAGAAAGTGATCATCTTATCACACCTTCGAGACCGGACCAGCTGCATCTGACAAGTGATGAGCCTGAGCATGTGATGTTGtctcaaacaaacactgacgGTGACTCTG GTCCCAGCATATCGGCATCTCCACCTGCAAACATTGTGACGTCCTGGGGTGCTGAACGTCGCACACAGAACGATGTCCGTTCAAAGCAAAGGCCTGTTATTAAAGTCCCTGCACAGCCACGCAG AGTTTCAAAGCGTAAAGACATGACCAGCGGTCCAGCTGCACCACCATCAAAGAAATGCAAAGA GAGTGAGCAGCTGCTTTCTGGGTTTGGTCCCCGCAGGAGTGAGCGGCTAAATTCAAAGAGAGAACATCAGACCCACGCAGCAGCTTCCACCTCCACACTCACAGA GCCGAGCACCTCTgaggagctggagctggagcgCATCAGGAACCTTCAGAAGGAAGTTGCTCTTCACCGGAAGAAGAATGAGGCCAGCTACAAGGCTGCTCTAGCTGGGA ATCCACCACCAAAGAAGACGTTCCTGTCTACAACTGTGCCCAAAGACTTCCACTTCAGTACAGATACCCGTGTTAAGTCCTCCACttcatgcaacacagagaagGAAGTGGACTTTGTCAGTCAGCTTCGCAAACCGTCCTCCCCA GCAAAGGCTCGGAAAGGTGCCACAGTGCCCAAACCTTTCAACCTGTCAACAGGCAACAAGAGAAAGGCGGAAGAGGCGAGCGCTTATGTGCCCATGGCCCAGCAGATCGAGCAGTTCCAGAAGCGAACCCCCACCCGCTACCATATGCACAGTCGTAGAAGTCAAGAGAGAG GACCCGCCACAGCAAAGGGGAACCACCTGAAGCTCACTCAGCCCCACTCCCCATACCTGATGACTCGTCAGAGGAGCCGGCCGCCTACTGTTAAGTGCTCTGCTGAGCTGGAGGCTGAGGAGGCGGAAAAACTTGCAAA CTTTAAAATCAAGGCGCTGGAGCTGAACAGGAAGATACTGGAGAGTGCAGAGGACCTAAAAAAGCCAGCAGTGAAGGAGCCCACCGTACCCGAAGGCTTCGAGCTGGAGATTGAAAAAAGGCTCCAGGAGAGGCAGGCCACAAAGAAGCCCCAGGAGGATGACGAAAAGCCCCAGAACTTTAAAGCCAAGCCTCTGCCCAAAAAGGTTCTGGAAGGAGTTGTG GGACTGCCAGAAAAGAAAGTTGCAAATCCGACTGTTCCCGAGTCTCCTGCCTTTGCCCTCAAGAAGAGAGTTCGACTAGATCGCAAGGTCGAGGAG GTCAAGCAGCCGTCACCAGTTAAGGCCCCCCCAGTGCCTCACTTCGGCCTGCCCTTTCAGCCCCGGCTACCTGAGAACCACCGTGTGGAGGTCTGTCCTTTCTCCTTTGAGCAGAGGGAGCGTGAAAGAAAAGCCTTGAGAGAGAAAAAGTTGGAGGAAAAGCGAAACGAAGAG ATACCACAGTTTAAGGCCCAGCCGCTGCCTGACTTTGACAGTGTGGTCCtgccagagaagaagaagctggagcCTACCAAGCCTGAGCCTTTTAAGCTGCTTCTGGATGAACGGGGAACTGTGAAGAACAGTCGCTGGGAGCAGATG GTGAAAGAAGAACAGAAACATCAAGAGGAAGCAGCAGTATTTAAAGCTCGGCCCAACACCGTCATTCACAAGGAGCCTTTCAGGCCCAAGAAAGAGGCCCGGCCTGCAGTGG TTGTAGAGGCCTTTGAACTGGCAACAGAGCGGCGTGCCCGAGAGTGGCAGGAGTACGAGCGAGTGACCAGTGAGAAGGAGGTTCTGCGGGCGCACATGGAGGCAGAGCAGAGACGAGAAGAAGAGCAGAGACAGAAGGAGGAGGTTGCCCGGCTGCGACAAGAGCAG GTGCACAAAGCTCAGCCCATCAGACACTACAAACCTGTAGCTGTGAAGAAGAGCGAAGTTCCTCTTACAGTCCCGGAGTCTCCAAACTTTTCTGATCGCTTCCGCTTGTGA
- the tpx2 gene encoding targeting protein for Xklp2 isoform X3, with product MAENESGDTSERYEFDAPSHVVDFKELVNAETDDKWFEMHAVGESDHLITPSRPDQLHLTSDEPEHVMLSQTNTDGDSGPSISASPPANIVTSWGAERRTQNDVRSKQRPVIKVPAQPRRVSKRKDMTSGPAAPPSKKCKESERLNSKREHQTHAAASTSTLTEPSTSEELELERIRNLQKEVALHRKKNEASYKAALAGNPPPKKTFLSTTVPKDFHFSTDTRVKSSTSCNTEKEVDFVSQLRKPSSPAKARKGATVPKPFNLSTGNKRKAEEASAYVPMAQQIEQFQKRTPTRYHMHSRRSQERGPATAKGNHLKLTQPHSPYLMTRQRSRPPTVKCSAELEAEEAEKLANFKIKALELNRKILESAEDLKKPAVKEPTVPEGFELEIEKRLQERQATKKPQEDDEKPQNFKAKPLPKKVLEGVVGLPEKKVANPTVPESPAFALKKRVRLDRKVEEVKQPSPVKAPPVPHFGLPFQPRLPENHRVEVCPFSFEQRERERKALREKKLEEKRNEEIPQFKAQPLPDFDSVVLPEKKKLEPTKPEPFKLLLDERGTVKNSRWEQMVKEEQKHQEEAAVFKARPNTVIHKEPFRPKKEARPAVGNNSSIVVEAFELATERRAREWQEYERVTSEKEVLRAHMEAEQRREEEQRQKEEVARLRQEQVHKAQPIRHYKPVAVKKSEVPLTVPESPNFSDRFRL from the exons ATGGCCGAGAACGAGTCCGGGGATACTTCGGAGCGCTACGAGTTTGATGCCCCGTCCCACGTCGTTGACTTCAAAGAACTAGTGAATGCTGAAACCGACGACAAGTGGTTTG AAATGCACGCTGTGGGAGAAAGTGATCATCTTATCACACCTTCGAGACCGGACCAGCTGCATCTGACAAGTGATGAGCCTGAGCATGTGATGTTGtctcaaacaaacactgacgGTGACTCTG GTCCCAGCATATCGGCATCTCCACCTGCAAACATTGTGACGTCCTGGGGTGCTGAACGTCGCACACAGAACGATGTCCGTTCAAAGCAAAGGCCTGTTATTAAAGTCCCTGCACAGCCACGCAG AGTTTCAAAGCGTAAAGACATGACCAGCGGTCCAGCTGCACCACCATCAAAGAAATGCAAAGA GAGTGAGCGGCTAAATTCAAAGAGAGAACATCAGACCCACGCAGCAGCTTCCACCTCCACACTCACAGA GCCGAGCACCTCTgaggagctggagctggagcgCATCAGGAACCTTCAGAAGGAAGTTGCTCTTCACCGGAAGAAGAATGAGGCCAGCTACAAGGCTGCTCTAGCTGGGA ATCCACCACCAAAGAAGACGTTCCTGTCTACAACTGTGCCCAAAGACTTCCACTTCAGTACAGATACCCGTGTTAAGTCCTCCACttcatgcaacacagagaagGAAGTGGACTTTGTCAGTCAGCTTCGCAAACCGTCCTCCCCA GCAAAGGCTCGGAAAGGTGCCACAGTGCCCAAACCTTTCAACCTGTCAACAGGCAACAAGAGAAAGGCGGAAGAGGCGAGCGCTTATGTGCCCATGGCCCAGCAGATCGAGCAGTTCCAGAAGCGAACCCCCACCCGCTACCATATGCACAGTCGTAGAAGTCAAGAGAGAG GACCCGCCACAGCAAAGGGGAACCACCTGAAGCTCACTCAGCCCCACTCCCCATACCTGATGACTCGTCAGAGGAGCCGGCCGCCTACTGTTAAGTGCTCTGCTGAGCTGGAGGCTGAGGAGGCGGAAAAACTTGCAAA CTTTAAAATCAAGGCGCTGGAGCTGAACAGGAAGATACTGGAGAGTGCAGAGGACCTAAAAAAGCCAGCAGTGAAGGAGCCCACCGTACCCGAAGGCTTCGAGCTGGAGATTGAAAAAAGGCTCCAGGAGAGGCAGGCCACAAAGAAGCCCCAGGAGGATGACGAAAAGCCCCAGAACTTTAAAGCCAAGCCTCTGCCCAAAAAGGTTCTGGAAGGAGTTGTG GGACTGCCAGAAAAGAAAGTTGCAAATCCGACTGTTCCCGAGTCTCCTGCCTTTGCCCTCAAGAAGAGAGTTCGACTAGATCGCAAGGTCGAGGAG GTCAAGCAGCCGTCACCAGTTAAGGCCCCCCCAGTGCCTCACTTCGGCCTGCCCTTTCAGCCCCGGCTACCTGAGAACCACCGTGTGGAGGTCTGTCCTTTCTCCTTTGAGCAGAGGGAGCGTGAAAGAAAAGCCTTGAGAGAGAAAAAGTTGGAGGAAAAGCGAAACGAAGAG ATACCACAGTTTAAGGCCCAGCCGCTGCCTGACTTTGACAGTGTGGTCCtgccagagaagaagaagctggagcCTACCAAGCCTGAGCCTTTTAAGCTGCTTCTGGATGAACGGGGAACTGTGAAGAACAGTCGCTGGGAGCAGATG GTGAAAGAAGAACAGAAACATCAAGAGGAAGCAGCAGTATTTAAAGCTCGGCCCAACACCGTCATTCACAAGGAGCCTTTCAGGCCCAAGAAAGAGGCCCGGCCTGCAGTGG GCAATAATTCTTCCATAGTTGTAGAGGCCTTTGAACTGGCAACAGAGCGGCGTGCCCGAGAGTGGCAGGAGTACGAGCGAGTGACCAGTGAGAAGGAGGTTCTGCGGGCGCACATGGAGGCAGAGCAGAGACGAGAAGAAGAGCAGAGACAGAAGGAGGAGGTTGCCCGGCTGCGACAAGAGCAG GTGCACAAAGCTCAGCCCATCAGACACTACAAACCTGTAGCTGTGAAGAAGAGCGAAGTTCCTCTTACAGTCCCGGAGTCTCCAAACTTTTCTGATCGCTTCCGCTTGTGA